From Marinitoga hydrogenitolerans DSM 16785:
TTTGAAATAAAAGGTGGTTTAGATGAAGCAAGAAAATTTGTTGAAAATTTAAGTTTATTTTCTTTAGCAGAAAGTTTAGGTGGTGTTGAATCTTTAATAGAAATACCTGCATTAATGACACATTCATCTATTCCAAAAGAAGAAAGAATCAAAACTGGGATTACTGATTCATTAATCCGAGTTTCTATCGGAATAGAGGATGTTGAGGATTTAATAACCGATTTAGAAAAAGGTTTTAAGGCGGTGATATGATGGATATATCAGATGCAAAAAAAATATTAAAAAAAATGGGTTATTCAAATTCTGAGATAATTAAATTCTCAGAACAAATTGAACATTTTGAAATGGAAGCACCTGATAGAGATAACATTGTAAAATCTTACTTAAATGACAAATGTGTTAATTTAATAGTTGAAGAAATATTAAACGAGATAGATGATGAAGTTATGTTATTAGATGTTGCTGCTGGTTCAGGTTTTTTTACCGAAAAAATTATCAAAAAACAAAAAAAGATAAAACCATATGCTATTGATATAACTCCCAGCATGTTAGATATTTTAAAAAATAAAAATATAAACTCTATTTGGGGAATTGCTGAAAGAATTTCAGATTCCATAACCTTTTTTAATGAATACTATAATCTTAATTATCCTATTAAATATGATTTTATTATGTCGACTCTTGCTTTTCATCATTTCACAGATCCCAGAAAAGTTCTTAAAAGCATGAATGATGTAAAGAAAAAAAACGGAAAAATTGTCATTATTGATATTTTAAAACATGAATATAATGATATTTTGGATGATATGAAAGACACTCACTCCGGATTTTCAATTGATGAATTAAAAGAATTAAGTAAAGATATTTTTGATACAATTAACATTACACCATTAAATGCATATTGCGTAGTTGAAGATAAAAAAATATACTTATACAAAGCTATTTTCAAATAAAAATATAATAATTTACAAAACAATTATACGAGAGGTGAAAAAATGAATTTAGTAGAAACCG
This genomic window contains:
- a CDS encoding class I SAM-dependent methyltransferase: MDISDAKKILKKMGYSNSEIIKFSEQIEHFEMEAPDRDNIVKSYLNDKCVNLIVEEILNEIDDEVMLLDVAAGSGFFTEKIIKKQKKIKPYAIDITPSMLDILKNKNINSIWGIAERISDSITFFNEYYNLNYPIKYDFIMSTLAFHHFTDPRKVLKSMNDVKKKNGKIVIIDILKHEYNDILDDMKDTHSGFSIDELKELSKDIFDTINITPLNAYCVVEDKKIYLYKAIFK